In Phycisphaerae bacterium, a genomic segment contains:
- a CDS encoding FHA domain-containing protein: protein MNPTKPNAVSPGLPADATTPQALVADEARPLETRPYLRIFGPDTGVNEVYLTNQTLTIGRSDHADIQLRHHTVSRIHATIALCDGEYVIEDADSNFGVLVNSRRVERSVLRHGDTIQISLYVVQFRTHPAPPGAAAAAARAKFLLRSDFCMLPSTMRLRFRMLHVEPREIFRRGDTLRVGHGGLLVPTDGVWDDTPCTELELCWPTGQTKRYLGEVLGLIEEGALHWGCIKLHIVPREIHDATVEAGEPGPWIDVTAT from the coding sequence ATGAACCCCACCAAGCCGAACGCGGTTTCGCCAGGGTTGCCGGCGGATGCCACCACGCCGCAGGCCCTGGTCGCCGATGAGGCCCGCCCGTTGGAGACGCGCCCCTATTTGCGGATTTTTGGTCCGGATACCGGGGTCAATGAAGTTTATCTGACCAACCAGACGCTCACGATCGGACGGTCCGATCACGCGGACATCCAGCTCCGGCACCACACGGTCTCGCGCATTCACGCCACGATCGCGCTGTGCGACGGCGAGTACGTGATCGAGGATGCGGATTCGAATTTCGGTGTGCTGGTGAACTCACGGCGCGTGGAGCGCAGCGTGCTGCGGCACGGCGACACGATTCAGATCTCGCTGTACGTCGTGCAGTTCCGCACGCATCCGGCGCCGCCCGGGGCCGCCGCCGCCGCCGCCCGCGCGAAATTCCTGCTGCGCAGCGATTTCTGCATGCTGCCTTCGACCATGCGGTTGCGGTTTCGGATGCTGCACGTGGAGCCGCGGGAGATCTTCCGGCGCGGCGACACGCTACGCGTCGGCCACGGCGGGCTGCTGGTGCCGACCGACGGTGTCTGGGACGACACGCCGTGCACAGAACTTGAGCTCTGCTGGCCGACGGGACAGACCAAGCGCTACCTGGGGGAGGTGCTGGGGCTGATCGAGGAGGGCGCGCTGCACTGGGGCTGCATCAAGCTGCACATCGTCCCACGGGAAATCCACGACGCGACGGTCGAGGCCGGCGAGCCCGGGCCCTGGATCGATGTGACGGCGACTTGA
- a CDS encoding FHA domain-containing protein: MNQGLPPDSASAQPDYVPGAEIMVDGELHPPRCPHLQIFGPGTGPFQFKLPAGSVTIGRSQHADIHLPHQTVSRVHATLSPCNGGHVLEDANSRAGTTVNSQRIDTHRLRHGDSIQITLYVLEYRTHAALPGAAAATARAKFLLRTDFCLLPSTMRLRIRTLKVSPRDVFRPGDTLKVGNGGLLIPTPTPPPDAVCLELRMFWPNDHNKRYLGEIMGVIPDEHLHWMCVKLHTVPKDTHRLVVAASSPGAWTDIPAT; this comes from the coding sequence ATGAACCAGGGTCTGCCGCCCGACAGTGCCAGCGCCCAGCCGGACTATGTGCCGGGCGCCGAGATCATGGTCGACGGGGAGCTGCATCCGCCCCGTTGCCCCCATCTGCAGATTTTCGGTCCTGGGACGGGGCCGTTCCAGTTCAAGCTGCCGGCCGGCAGCGTGACGATCGGGCGTTCGCAGCACGCGGACATTCATCTGCCGCACCAGACCGTGTCTCGGGTCCACGCTACGCTTTCCCCGTGTAACGGCGGACATGTGCTCGAAGACGCGAACTCGCGCGCGGGCACGACGGTGAACAGTCAACGCATCGACACGCACCGGCTGCGCCACGGGGACAGCATCCAGATCACGCTTTACGTGCTGGAGTACCGCACGCACGCCGCGCTGCCCGGGGCGGCCGCGGCCACGGCGCGGGCCAAGTTCCTGCTCCGCACGGATTTCTGCCTGTTGCCCTCCACGATGCGGCTGCGGATTCGGACGCTGAAGGTGTCGCCCCGGGACGTGTTTCGCCCGGGCGATACGCTCAAGGTCGGCAACGGCGGCCTGCTGATTCCGACGCCGACGCCGCCTCCGGACGCGGTTTGCCTCGAGCTGCGCATGTTCTGGCCGAACGACCATAACAAGCGTTACCTCGGGGAGATCATGGGCGTGATCCCGGACGAGCATCTGCACTGGATGTGCGTGAAGCTGCACACCGTGCCGAAGGACACGCACCGCCTGGTGGTCGCCGCGTCGAGCCCGGGGGCGTGGACCGATATCCCGGCGACGTAA